From Micromonospora nigra, one genomic window encodes:
- a CDS encoding ATP-binding protein translates to MDWAVTVVAVVGVVAGLAAGLLVARYVAGRQTAGGSGRAGSRWRRGRLVIAEEQQAGLGRRAIDSLRAGVVVLDAQDEPVLVNPAARAMGLLRTGARPGSVAAHPLVRTLAGQVRRTGVRREIELDLPRGRDNAAENPLGVHLRAMGLGGGHVAVEATDVTESHRLARVRRDFVANVSHELKTPIGALQLLAEALLDATEPAGEGQPDLSEDLVAARRFAERIQHESTRLGRLVQELLELTRLQGAEPQPAPEPVAMDWVISEVVDRTRTSATARRVDVVVDGERGLTAYGSDTQLATAVANLVENAINYSGEDTTVRITATGGDDHVEVAVTDQGIGIAPTDVERIFERFYRADQARSRSTGGTGLGLAIVKHIASNHGGRVDVSSTLGGGSTFTLRLPARPPDDLLATLVSGGIESGPAELRQA, encoded by the coding sequence GTGGACTGGGCGGTGACGGTGGTGGCGGTGGTGGGAGTGGTGGCCGGACTGGCCGCCGGCCTGCTGGTGGCCCGGTACGTCGCCGGCCGGCAGACGGCGGGCGGGAGCGGCCGGGCCGGCTCCCGATGGCGCAGGGGGAGGCTCGTGATCGCCGAGGAGCAGCAGGCCGGGCTCGGCCGCCGCGCGATCGACTCGCTGCGGGCGGGCGTGGTGGTGCTCGACGCGCAGGACGAGCCGGTGCTGGTCAACCCGGCCGCGCGGGCGATGGGCCTGCTGCGTACCGGGGCCAGGCCGGGCTCGGTCGCCGCGCACCCCCTGGTTCGTACGCTGGCCGGCCAGGTGCGCCGCACGGGCGTGCGCCGCGAGATCGAACTGGACCTGCCCCGGGGCCGCGACAACGCCGCGGAGAACCCGCTCGGTGTGCACCTGCGTGCGATGGGGCTGGGTGGCGGCCACGTGGCCGTGGAGGCGACCGACGTGACCGAGTCGCACCGGCTGGCCCGGGTGCGCCGGGACTTCGTGGCCAACGTCAGCCACGAGTTGAAGACCCCCATCGGGGCGCTCCAACTGCTCGCCGAGGCGCTGCTGGACGCCACCGAGCCGGCCGGCGAGGGCCAGCCCGACCTCTCCGAGGACCTGGTCGCCGCCCGGCGGTTCGCCGAGCGGATCCAGCACGAGTCGACCCGGCTGGGTCGGCTGGTGCAGGAGCTGCTGGAGCTGACCCGGCTCCAGGGCGCCGAGCCGCAGCCGGCGCCGGAGCCGGTGGCGATGGACTGGGTCATTTCCGAGGTGGTGGACCGGACCCGCACCTCGGCGACCGCCCGCCGGGTCGACGTGGTGGTGGACGGCGAGCGGGGGCTGACCGCGTACGGCAGCGACACCCAACTCGCCACGGCGGTCGCCAACCTGGTGGAGAACGCCATCAACTACTCGGGCGAGGACACCACGGTACGGATCACCGCGACCGGCGGCGACGACCACGTGGAGGTCGCCGTCACCGACCAGGGGATCGGCATCGCCCCGACCGACGTGGAGCGGATCTTCGAGCGGTTCTACCGGGCTGACCAGGCCCGGTCCCGGTCGACCGGGGGCACGGGTCTCGGCCTGGCCATCGTGAAGCACATCGCCAGCAACCATGGCGGACGGGTCGACGTGTCGAGCACCCTGGGAGGTGGGTCGACGTTCACCCTCCGGCTGCCCGCCCGCCCCCCGGACGACCTCCTGGCGACACTGGTCTCCGGTGGGATCGAGTCTGGTCCGGCCGAGCTCCGTCAGGCCTGA
- a CDS encoding response regulator transcription factor: MSRVLVVEDEESFSDALSYMLRKEGFEVSVAATGTSAITEFDRTGADIVLLDLMLPEMSGTEVCRQLRQRSHVPIIMVTARDSEIDKVVGLEIGADDYVTKPYSPRELVARIRAVLRRQTAEVAESGAPTLAAGPVRMDIERHVVTVGGEAVQLPLKEFELLELLLRNAGRVLTRGQLIDRVWGADYVGDTKTLDVHVKRLRSKIEPEPSSPRYIVTVRGLGYKFEP; the protein is encoded by the coding sequence TTGAGCCGCGTTCTGGTGGTCGAGGACGAGGAGTCGTTCTCCGACGCCCTGTCGTACATGCTCCGCAAGGAGGGGTTCGAGGTCTCCGTGGCCGCGACGGGCACCTCCGCCATCACCGAGTTCGACCGGACCGGCGCCGACATCGTGCTGCTCGACCTGATGCTGCCGGAGATGTCGGGCACCGAGGTGTGCCGGCAGCTCAGGCAGCGCTCGCACGTGCCGATCATCATGGTCACCGCGCGGGACAGCGAGATCGACAAGGTGGTCGGCCTGGAGATCGGTGCCGACGACTACGTGACCAAGCCGTACTCGCCCCGCGAGCTGGTCGCCCGCATCCGGGCGGTGCTGCGACGACAGACCGCCGAGGTGGCCGAGTCCGGAGCGCCCACGTTGGCTGCCGGCCCGGTGCGCATGGACATCGAGCGGCACGTGGTGACCGTCGGTGGCGAGGCCGTGCAGCTGCCCCTGAAGGAGTTCGAGCTGCTGGAGCTGCTGCTGCGCAACGCCGGCCGGGTGCTCACCCGGGGGCAGCTCATCGACCGGGTCTGGGGGGCCGACTACGTGGGCGACACCAAGACCCTGGACGTGCACGTCAAGCGGCTGCGCTCCAAGATCGAACCGGAGCCGTCGTCGCCGCGCTACATCGTCACCGTCCGCGGCCTGGGCTACAAGTTCGAGCCGTGA
- the phoU gene encoding phosphate signaling complex protein PhoU produces MRDEFRADLKTVSQLLVDMAEGVRAAMRQATRALLTADRGAAETVIAGDAEIDEVYRHVEERVFDLLARQAPVASDLRAMITALHVAADLERMGDLADHVAKTALRRHPSPAVPAELRPVFTDMATIADRMAAKIGSVLAEPDADLAAELDRDDDAMDELHRSLFGVLLGEDWPYGVETAIDATLLGRFYERFADHAVNAGEHVVYLVTGETTAG; encoded by the coding sequence ATGCGCGACGAGTTCCGGGCCGATCTGAAGACCGTCAGCCAACTGCTGGTGGACATGGCCGAGGGGGTGCGCGCCGCCATGCGCCAGGCCACCCGCGCCCTGCTCACCGCCGACCGGGGGGCGGCCGAGACGGTGATCGCCGGCGACGCCGAGATCGACGAGGTGTACCGGCACGTCGAGGAGCGGGTCTTCGACCTGCTCGCCCGCCAGGCTCCCGTCGCCTCCGACCTGCGCGCCATGATCACGGCCCTGCACGTCGCCGCCGACCTGGAACGGATGGGCGACCTGGCCGACCACGTCGCCAAGACGGCCCTGCGCCGGCACCCGTCCCCGGCCGTGCCGGCGGAACTGCGCCCCGTCTTCACCGACATGGCGACGATCGCCGACCGGATGGCGGCCAAGATCGGCTCGGTGCTGGCCGAACCCGACGCCGACCTCGCCGCCGAGCTGGACCGCGACGACGACGCCATGGACGAGCTGCACCGCAGCCTGTTCGGGGTGCTGCTCGGGGAGGACTGGCCGTACGGCGTGGAGACCGCCATCGACGCCACCCTGCTGGGCCGCTTCTACGAGCGCTTCGCCGACCACGCGGTGAACGCCGGCGAACACGTGGTCTACCTGGTCACCGGGGAGACCACGGCGGGCTGA
- a CDS encoding phosphoglyceromutase: MTASEGPTVGTLVLLRHGESDWNAKNLFTGWVDVDLTAKGENEARRGGELLREHDLLPDVVHTSVMRRAIRTAELALNAAERHWIAVRRSWRLNERHYGALQGKNKKQTLEEYGEEQFMLWRRSYDTPPPPIADDDEFSQVGDPRYALLPSELMPRSECLKDVVERMLPYWYDSIVPDILAGRTVLVAAHGNSLRALVKHLDQVSDEAIAKLNIPTGIPLRYDLDAQLRPHTLGGTYLDPEAAKQAAAAVANQGR, encoded by the coding sequence ATGACTGCGAGCGAAGGGCCCACCGTCGGGACGCTGGTCCTGCTGCGGCACGGCGAGAGTGACTGGAACGCCAAGAACCTCTTCACCGGCTGGGTGGACGTCGACCTGACCGCCAAGGGGGAGAACGAGGCGCGGCGCGGCGGCGAACTGCTGCGTGAACACGACCTGCTGCCGGACGTGGTGCACACCAGCGTGATGCGCCGCGCCATCCGCACCGCCGAGCTGGCGCTGAACGCCGCCGAGCGGCACTGGATCGCGGTGCGCCGGTCGTGGCGGCTCAACGAGCGCCACTACGGCGCGCTACAGGGCAAGAACAAGAAGCAGACCCTGGAGGAGTACGGCGAGGAGCAGTTCATGCTCTGGCGCCGCTCGTACGACACCCCGCCGCCGCCGATCGCGGACGACGACGAGTTCTCCCAGGTCGGCGACCCCCGGTACGCGCTGCTGCCCAGTGAGCTGATGCCGCGCAGCGAGTGCCTCAAGGACGTCGTCGAGCGCATGCTGCCGTACTGGTACGACTCGATCGTGCCGGACATCCTGGCCGGCCGGACGGTGCTGGTGGCGGCGCACGGCAACTCGTTGCGGGCCCTGGTGAAGCACCTGGACCAGGTCAGCGACGAGGCGATCGCCAAGCTGAACATCCCGACCGGCATCCCGCTGCGCTACGACCTGGACGCGCAGCTGCGCCCGCACACGCTGGGCGGCACGTATCTCGACCCGGAGGCGGCGAAGCAGGCCGCCGCGGCCGTGGCCAACCAGGGCCGCTGA
- a CDS encoding MDR family MFS transporter, whose product MRTVRDWLRDTTGGLPTTFWYLWAGTLINRLGSFVLVFLAIYLTQARDFSAAQAGLVLGLWGVGGAVGTTVGGTLVDRWGRRPTLLTAHLGAASMMLALGFARDLPTVALGALLLGMFAEAARPAFGAMMIDVVPEKDRLRAFSLNYWAVNLGFACAAVLAGVAAEAGYLLLFVVDAATTAVTALIIFVKVKETRTVTVAAPVVGRARAGALRTILRDRVYLGFVVLNLFAALVFLQHISMLPIAMADSGLSPATYGSVIALNGVLIVVGQLFVPRLVKGRNRSHVLAMATLVMGLGFGLTAFADVAWFYGLTVLIWTVGEMLNSPSNATLIAELSPSELRGRYQGVFSLSWQVAAAVAPVLGGVVREQAGNSALWLGCAAIGVLTTVAHLVSGPARERRASALRQVGRTVTPVVAVQPPAPAVAEAAATGPAKVPNRG is encoded by the coding sequence GTGCGGACGGTGCGGGACTGGTTGCGGGACACGACGGGCGGGCTGCCCACCACCTTCTGGTATCTCTGGGCCGGCACCCTGATCAACCGGCTCGGCTCGTTCGTGCTGGTCTTCCTCGCCATCTACCTGACCCAGGCACGCGACTTCTCCGCCGCCCAGGCCGGCCTGGTGCTCGGCCTCTGGGGCGTCGGCGGCGCGGTCGGCACCACCGTCGGCGGCACCCTGGTCGACCGCTGGGGCCGCCGGCCGACACTGCTCACCGCCCACCTGGGCGCGGCGAGCATGATGCTCGCCCTCGGCTTCGCCCGCGACCTGCCCACCGTGGCCCTGGGTGCGCTGCTGCTCGGCATGTTCGCCGAGGCGGCCCGCCCGGCGTTCGGCGCGATGATGATCGACGTGGTGCCGGAGAAGGACCGGTTGCGTGCCTTCTCGCTGAACTACTGGGCGGTCAACCTCGGTTTCGCCTGCGCCGCGGTGCTCGCCGGTGTCGCCGCCGAGGCCGGCTACCTGCTGCTCTTCGTGGTCGACGCGGCCACCACGGCGGTCACGGCGCTGATCATCTTCGTGAAGGTGAAGGAGACCCGCACGGTCACCGTCGCCGCACCGGTCGTGGGCCGGGCCCGCGCCGGTGCGCTGCGCACCATCCTCCGCGACCGGGTCTACCTGGGCTTCGTGGTGCTCAACCTGTTCGCCGCGCTGGTCTTCCTCCAGCACATCTCGATGTTGCCCATCGCCATGGCGGACTCGGGCCTGTCCCCCGCCACGTACGGCTCGGTGATCGCACTGAACGGCGTGCTGATCGTGGTCGGCCAGCTCTTCGTGCCCCGGCTCGTCAAGGGCCGCAACAGGTCGCACGTGCTCGCCATGGCGACGCTGGTGATGGGGCTCGGCTTCGGGCTGACCGCCTTCGCCGACGTCGCCTGGTTCTACGGCCTGACGGTCCTGATCTGGACCGTCGGCGAGATGCTCAACTCACCGTCCAACGCCACCCTGATCGCCGAACTGTCGCCGAGTGAGCTGCGGGGCCGCTACCAGGGGGTGTTCTCGCTCTCCTGGCAGGTCGCGGCTGCGGTCGCCCCGGTGCTGGGCGGCGTGGTGCGGGAACAGGCCGGCAACAGCGCCCTGTGGCTCGGCTGCGCGGCGATCGGCGTCCTGACGACGGTGGCCCACCTGGTCTCCGGCCCGGCGCGGGAGCGGCGCGCGAGCGCGTTGCGGCAGGTCGGGAGAACCGTCACGCCGGTGGTCGCGGTCCAGCCCCCGGCTC